The proteins below come from a single Oerskovia jenensis genomic window:
- a CDS encoding serine/threonine-protein kinase yields the protein MSSKRAPSPPPLIDGFEYVSVIGSGGFSDVFLYQQQRPRRRVAVKVLLHEWSSESQRAAFDVEADLMATLSTHPSIVTMYEADVASDGRPYLAMEYCSRPNLGARYRSERLSVAETLRIAVQIAGAVETAHRAGILHRDIKPANILVTEYGHPALTDFGISSTMDDASRAEGMSIPWSPPESFAENPWAGKETDVWALAATTYTLLAGRAPFELPGGSNSSASLITRIESTPLLPTGRTDVPASLERVLGTAMAKNPASRYPTMLAFARALQQVQNELSYAVTPIDVLADTGLTQEDEPDDDGGTRLRAMVSIDPRGTGGGQGGPKPGSAGTPGRTTTGTAPVVRLDPAAGHPDPHAPVTSSGRSQVATAPAAAAYQGTPPVTPTYAAPSQAPAPGGYVPARPVPGTRPGEGPAPSGWGTPVEDTVHRVRPQAVVEPEPQEQVARRARWPLLVAAGVLLLVVVGIYFLLPDGTATDPDTDAGGGTTQGEEPADLPNDNLGDLVPQVVGIETWYDEGQGAATFDVELPSDWKEGTDTLAVRRVDDPLVTNTYEETPFTRIAVEAPATERVCLEIVVKREGKMSEPTRGCVPE from the coding sequence GTGAGCAGCAAGCGGGCGCCGTCGCCGCCGCCCCTGATCGACGGGTTCGAGTACGTCTCCGTGATCGGGTCGGGCGGGTTCTCGGACGTCTTCCTGTACCAGCAGCAGCGGCCCCGCCGTCGGGTCGCCGTCAAGGTGCTCCTGCACGAGTGGTCGAGCGAGTCGCAACGGGCCGCGTTCGACGTCGAGGCCGACCTGATGGCCACGCTCTCGACGCATCCGTCGATCGTCACGATGTACGAGGCCGACGTCGCCTCCGACGGGCGACCGTACCTCGCGATGGAGTACTGCTCCCGCCCCAACCTCGGTGCACGGTACCGGTCGGAGCGGCTCAGCGTCGCCGAGACCTTGCGCATCGCCGTGCAGATCGCCGGCGCCGTGGAGACCGCGCACCGCGCAGGCATCCTGCACCGCGACATCAAGCCGGCCAACATCCTGGTCACCGAGTACGGCCACCCCGCCCTGACCGACTTCGGCATCTCCTCGACGATGGACGACGCCTCGCGCGCCGAGGGCATGTCGATCCCCTGGTCGCCGCCCGAGTCGTTCGCGGAGAACCCGTGGGCGGGCAAGGAGACCGACGTCTGGGCGCTCGCCGCCACGACGTACACGCTTCTCGCGGGACGGGCCCCGTTCGAGCTCCCGGGCGGGTCGAACTCGAGCGCGAGCCTCATCACCCGCATCGAGTCGACGCCCCTGCTCCCCACGGGCCGCACCGACGTCCCGGCCTCGCTCGAACGGGTGCTGGGCACGGCGATGGCCAAGAACCCGGCGTCCCGGTACCCGACGATGCTGGCGTTCGCGCGGGCGCTCCAGCAGGTCCAGAACGAGCTCTCCTACGCAGTCACCCCGATCGACGTCCTCGCGGACACGGGGCTGACGCAGGAGGACGAGCCCGACGACGACGGTGGCACGCGCCTGCGCGCGATGGTCTCGATCGATCCACGAGGCACGGGTGGTGGCCAGGGGGGCCCGAAGCCCGGTTCGGCGGGCACCCCGGGCCGGACGACGACGGGCACGGCCCCGGTGGTCAGGCTCGACCCGGCCGCGGGCCACCCCGATCCGCACGCCCCCGTGACGTCGAGCGGTCGGTCGCAGGTGGCGACCGCTCCGGCGGCCGCGGCCTACCAGGGAACGCCCCCGGTCACGCCGACGTACGCCGCGCCGTCGCAGGCCCCGGCCCCGGGCGGCTACGTCCCCGCGCGTCCCGTGCCGGGCACCCGCCCCGGTGAAGGCCCCGCGCCGTCGGGGTGGGGGACTCCGGTCGAGGACACCGTGCACCGGGTGCGCCCCCAGGCCGTGGTCGAGCCGGAACCGCAGGAGCAGGTCGCTCGACGGGCGCGCTGGCCCCTGCTGGTCGCTGCCGGCGTGCTGCTGCTCGTGGTCGTCGGGATCTACTTCCTGCTCCCGGACGGGACCGCGACCGACCCGGACACGGACGCGGGCGGGGGGACGACGCAGGGGGAGGAGCCGGCGGACCTGCCGAACGACAACCTCGGCGACCTGGTGCCCCAGGTCGTCGGGATCGAGACGTGGTACGACGAGGGGCAGGGAGCGGCGACGTTCGACGTCGAGCTCCCGTCGGACTGGAAGGAGGGGACGGACACGTTGGCCGTCCGCAGGGTCGACGACCCGCTGGTGACGAACACGTACGAGGAGACCCCCTTCACGCGCATCGCGGTGGAGGCACCGGCGACCGAGCGGGTGTGCCTCGAGATCGTCGTGAAGAGGGAAGGGAAGATGTCCGAACCCACGAGAGGGTGCGTGCCGGAGTGA
- a CDS encoding FHA domain-containing protein, with amino-acid sequence MRLRYDTGTAFGFVRGGAIVVLPEGASSELVRALWDGIDAAGDAQVEVIEVIQTLTVALGATLRTMPPFAIAVVSGRRAQVAVRGEVSVTLSTASDRVHIDGDGVSTWSERLVEDVERVSVQLGVDEAPDLVAGPGQVALAGLPLGDGVVLMSRIVRELVDAREPSPRGRQVATSTADRVGPSDSADAPPTVGHDLVTAVPGAVAGLSATSSPEETGAAPVPAAATLLAGGAATGSLPGAVGHADSEAAAADDEPAAETAVDAASEPVDGPLSSETIAPDATIAPDATIAPPADSEPTPPTAAPEPEGHAPVESGYGHLWESTVLRTVEDAAIRVEENVEPDGDLPAGQAAPRQPVDDGRAPDASAGRGPAVPATQGPGGAPVGLDQAAPDTDASMIDGIPREWTGATPGAVDRARTVEHDVAHAGAPGPGTWVPGAVPAPDHVMEDHDGHTVFSSVVADLRAQVGGRAERAAPLPPVLADPPGQGVLDGSFSSVPPVPAGPVFAPPPPPGAQQILARVCPEGHPNPASRDMCGRCGAVLAGDARHVTRPSLGRLTLSNGQVVELDRPVVLGRRPRTTRAQSNDLPRLVAVPSPEQDISRSHVEIQLEDWHVFVCDLNTTNGTTLLRPGQPPRRLHPGEPAMVASRDVVDVGDGVTFEFEGIL; translated from the coding sequence GTGAGGCTGCGCTACGACACGGGAACGGCTTTCGGGTTCGTCCGGGGTGGCGCGATCGTCGTCCTTCCCGAGGGAGCGTCGAGCGAGCTCGTCCGCGCGCTGTGGGACGGGATCGACGCCGCGGGCGACGCCCAGGTCGAGGTCATCGAGGTGATCCAGACCCTCACGGTCGCCCTGGGGGCGACCTTGCGCACCATGCCGCCGTTCGCGATCGCCGTCGTCTCGGGACGACGCGCCCAGGTCGCGGTGCGCGGCGAGGTGTCGGTCACCCTGAGCACCGCGAGCGATCGTGTCCACATCGACGGCGACGGCGTCTCGACCTGGTCGGAGCGTCTCGTGGAGGACGTCGAGAGGGTCTCGGTCCAGCTCGGGGTCGACGAGGCGCCCGACCTGGTGGCCGGGCCGGGACAGGTGGCCCTCGCAGGTCTGCCGCTGGGAGACGGCGTCGTCCTGATGTCCCGGATCGTGCGCGAGCTCGTCGACGCGCGGGAGCCCTCACCGCGCGGACGTCAGGTCGCGACGAGCACGGCCGACCGCGTCGGACCGTCGGACTCGGCCGACGCGCCGCCGACGGTCGGGCACGACCTCGTCACGGCCGTGCCCGGTGCCGTCGCGGGGCTCTCGGCCACCTCGAGCCCCGAGGAGACCGGAGCCGCTCCGGTCCCTGCGGCAGCGACCCTCCTGGCGGGAGGAGCTGCGACCGGGAGCCTGCCCGGCGCCGTCGGCCACGCTGACTCGGAGGCCGCCGCGGCCGACGACGAGCCCGCCGCGGAGACCGCCGTCGACGCTGCGAGCGAGCCGGTGGACGGACCCCTCTCCTCCGAGACGATCGCGCCGGACGCGACGATCGCCCCCGACGCGACGATCGCACCCCCTGCGGACTCGGAGCCGACGCCACCGACGGCCGCACCCGAGCCCGAAGGCCACGCACCGGTCGAGAGCGGCTACGGGCACCTGTGGGAGTCGACGGTCCTGCGGACCGTCGAGGACGCCGCGATCCGTGTCGAGGAGAACGTCGAGCCGGACGGGGACCTTCCCGCGGGCCAGGCGGCGCCGCGGCAACCCGTCGACGACGGCCGCGCACCGGACGCGTCCGCAGGCCGGGGCCCGGCCGTGCCCGCAACCCAGGGGCCGGGTGGCGCGCCGGTGGGGCTCGACCAGGCGGCGCCCGACACCGACGCGTCGATGATCGACGGCATCCCGCGGGAGTGGACGGGCGCGACGCCCGGTGCGGTCGACCGCGCGCGGACCGTCGAGCACGACGTCGCGCACGCAGGAGCCCCCGGCCCGGGGACCTGGGTCCCAGGGGCCGTCCCGGCCCCGGACCACGTGATGGAGGACCACGACGGGCACACGGTGTTCTCGTCGGTCGTGGCCGACCTGCGGGCCCAGGTCGGCGGACGTGCCGAGCGTGCGGCCCCCCTTCCTCCCGTCCTCGCCGATCCGCCCGGGCAGGGCGTCCTCGACGGGTCGTTCTCGTCCGTCCCTCCCGTCCCGGCCGGTCCGGTCTTCGCGCCGCCTCCGCCCCCGGGCGCCCAGCAGATCCTTGCCCGGGTCTGCCCGGAAGGGCATCCGAACCCGGCGTCGAGGGACATGTGCGGGCGGTGCGGTGCGGTGCTCGCAGGCGACGCGCGCCACGTCACCCGTCCCTCGTTGGGGCGGCTCACGCTCTCGAACGGCCAGGTCGTCGAGCTCGACCGCCCCGTCGTCCTGGGGCGACGCCCGCGGACCACCCGCGCGCAGAGCAACGACCTGCCCCGACTCGTGGCGGTTCCCAGCCCCGAGCAGGACATCTCCCGTTCGCACGTCGAGATCCAGCTCGAGGACTGGCACGTCTTCGTGTGCGACCTCAACACGACCAACGGCACGACCCTGCTGCGCCCCGGGCAGCCGCCGCGGCGTCTGCACCCGGGCGAGCCCGCCATGGTCGCGTCGCGCGACGTCGTCGACGTCGGTGACGGCGTGACCTTCGAGTTCGAGGGGATTCTGTGA
- a CDS encoding PP2C family protein-serine/threonine phosphatase, with amino-acid sequence MTHPSQAVHLVWGASSHRGARRLLNEDCFLADRSVFFVADGMGGHDAGEVASAAAIDALRPLGALGTVGPEDVRERLVVAQDDVRAISTEPGRGAGTTVTGVVVAEQHGVPYWLVVNIGDSRTYQMSRGVLEQLSVDHSEVQELVDAGRLTATEALTHPRRHVVTRAVGASLPPEPDFCWIPIEARDRMLVCSDGLTGELSDERITEILLAQPEPQAAADLLVSEAIIAGGRDNITVVVIDATGAWQDTSDGSTTPREVPGHADEDTLPREIQLQRGDRS; translated from the coding sequence ATGACGCACCCGTCGCAGGCCGTCCACCTCGTGTGGGGGGCCAGCTCCCACCGGGGCGCGCGCCGACTCCTCAACGAGGACTGCTTCCTCGCCGACCGGTCGGTGTTCTTCGTCGCCGACGGCATGGGCGGTCACGACGCCGGGGAGGTCGCGAGCGCGGCGGCGATCGACGCCCTGCGGCCCCTCGGGGCGCTCGGCACCGTCGGTCCCGAGGACGTGAGGGAGCGGCTCGTCGTGGCGCAGGACGACGTCCGGGCGATCAGCACCGAGCCAGGTCGAGGTGCGGGGACCACGGTGACGGGCGTCGTCGTCGCCGAGCAGCACGGCGTCCCGTACTGGCTCGTGGTGAACATCGGCGACTCCCGGACCTACCAGATGTCCCGAGGAGTCCTCGAGCAGCTCAGCGTCGACCACTCGGAGGTCCAGGAGCTCGTCGACGCGGGAAGGCTCACGGCGACCGAGGCGCTCACGCACCCGCGCCGGCACGTCGTGACCCGCGCGGTGGGGGCGTCGCTGCCGCCCGAGCCCGACTTCTGCTGGATCCCGATCGAGGCGCGAGACCGCATGCTCGTGTGTTCCGACGGGCTGACGGGCGAGCTGTCGGACGAGAGGATCACCGAGATCCTGCTCGCACAGCCCGAGCCCCAGGCCGCCGCCGACCTCCTGGTCAGCGAGGCGATCATCGCCGGTGGGCGCGATAACATCACCGTGGTCGTCATCGACGCGACCGGGGCGTGGCAGGACACCAGCGACGGTTCCACGACTCCTCGGGAAGTCCCGGGTCACGCGGACGAGGACACCTTGCCACGGGAGATCCAGCTGCAGAGGGGTGACAGGTCGTGA
- a CDS encoding RDD family protein, translating to MSETTTCSACGTAQAAGSAFCAVCGTAFPRTGRPYEAATAQAAVPFREQGVAITTEREIASSTQRATGPHPVAPGPVAPRPPGGAPVAGVGRRFVAFLIDTAAIGLVVTGVLLGALAATGLSPTAMTEVTSPAQAQELLGTMMLGYALAGVVGLACWVTVWIWEGRTGRTLGNLAMGLRSVRAEDRSPLGFGRAALRWIVTGLGAIAFGVGEILVALSPAFDSSGRNQGWQDKAAKALVLDVRAGTAAKQAHVGGQGFAAPAATPPAGTYGPPPTAPPPAGSFGPPPADPPPAGTYGPPPTAPPPAPAPQAGGDPWAFPTPAPVERGAGPTGLITGIPGSAPAAPHPGQVSSPAVAPSSGQVPSTPTAPATSAPSPASAVVAPGPLAADEDPEWDSTRLSVSELRRGPLAPAPGIVLELGSGRRVPVSARALIGRNPQPTGDADEVLVRVEDPTRSVSKTHAEVVVDQGTLWLTDRGSTNGTILTRPGSAPQVLDAGVRVEVPVGSVVQVGDQRLTVRAGDAT from the coding sequence ATGTCCGAGACGACGACCTGCAGCGCCTGCGGCACCGCACAGGCCGCGGGTTCCGCGTTCTGCGCGGTCTGCGGGACGGCGTTCCCCCGGACGGGCAGGCCGTACGAGGCAGCCACCGCCCAGGCGGCCGTGCCCTTCCGTGAGCAGGGCGTCGCGATCACGACCGAGCGGGAGATCGCCTCGTCGACCCAGCGTGCGACGGGTCCGCATCCCGTCGCGCCCGGACCGGTCGCGCCCCGGCCGCCGGGTGGGGCCCCGGTCGCGGGGGTCGGGCGTCGCTTCGTCGCGTTCCTGATCGACACCGCGGCGATCGGGCTGGTCGTCACCGGTGTGCTGCTCGGCGCGCTCGCCGCGACCGGGCTCTCGCCGACCGCGATGACCGAGGTCACCTCGCCGGCGCAGGCCCAGGAGCTCCTGGGCACGATGATGCTCGGCTACGCGCTGGCCGGTGTGGTGGGGCTCGCCTGCTGGGTCACGGTCTGGATCTGGGAGGGGCGCACCGGCAGGACGCTCGGCAACCTCGCCATGGGCCTGCGCTCGGTGCGCGCCGAGGACCGCTCACCTCTCGGCTTCGGGCGGGCAGCGCTGCGATGGATCGTCACGGGGCTCGGCGCGATCGCGTTCGGCGTCGGCGAGATCCTCGTCGCCCTGTCCCCGGCGTTCGACTCGTCGGGACGCAACCAGGGCTGGCAGGACAAGGCGGCCAAGGCTCTCGTGCTCGACGTCCGCGCGGGCACGGCCGCGAAGCAGGCCCACGTGGGCGGGCAGGGCTTCGCGGCTCCCGCCGCCACGCCCCCCGCGGGGACCTACGGACCGCCGCCCACCGCGCCGCCGCCCGCGGGGTCCTTCGGGCCGCCGCCCGCCGACCCGCCGCCCGCGGGGACCTACGGACCGCCGCCGACCGCTCCACCGCCCGCACCCGCGCCGCAGGCAGGCGGGGACCCGTGGGCCTTCCCGACCCCGGCCCCGGTCGAGCGGGGCGCGGGTCCGACCGGACTGATCACCGGCATCCCCGGATCCGCCCCCGCCGCGCCGCACCCGGGACAGGTGAGCTCCCCGGCCGTCGCGCCGTCGTCGGGCCAGGTCCCGTCCACCCCGACGGCGCCCGCGACCTCCGCGCCCTCGCCTGCCTCGGCGGTGGTGGCCCCGGGGCCGCTCGCGGCCGACGAGGACCCGGAGTGGGACTCGACGCGGCTCAGCGTGAGCGAGCTCCGACGGGGGCCGCTCGCCCCCGCGCCGGGCATCGTCCTGGAGCTCGGGTCCGGCCGGCGCGTACCCGTCTCGGCGCGCGCGCTGATCGGGCGCAACCCGCAGCCCACGGGTGACGCGGACGAGGTCCTCGTCCGCGTCGAGGACCCGACCCGTTCCGTCTCCAAGACCCACGCGGAGGTCGTCGTCGACCAGGGGACGCTCTGGCTGACGGACCGCGGGTCGACCAACGGGACCATCCTCACGCGACCCGGTTCCGCTCCTCAGGTCCTGGACGCGGGCGTCCGTGTGGAGGTACCGGTGGGTTCGGTGGTCCAGGTCGGGGACCAGCGCCTCACCGTCCGCGCGGGGGACGCGACATGA
- a CDS encoding transglutaminase-like domain-containing protein codes for MSENDTRGRMAPPTGPGAEPGHHTGGTGTRSNLTTARSSTRLRGADAPRALRMTGAVDALALVVMLGAAVVGFGPAWGSAGYLLPALGGLGLGLGVAWLGAWRRWGTVTVTAVAMVVYVLLGGPFALPGTTVAGVLPTLETFRGLLLGSVTGWKEIVTSVPPIQSFPELGVVPFLLLFLTSLAAGTIAWRVRAGQWALIPVVVVFVAVILLGTVVPAIPVVQGLVLVVVGLLWGAWRATEARLGERQVLTAASVAATRRLRWHRARGGAAMLALGAVAAVLLVPVVTPDTERMVLREQIVPPLDLHEYVSPLASFRKYAKEMTDDELFTVDGLPAGARVRLATLDTYNGVVYDVSSGAGSGVFTRAGDQIATVAKGTPTDLTVTIGDYRGVWLPDVGALAGIEYTGERGEALRGTTYYNSETGTGVVTAGLRPGDAFRLDAIVAPAPSAEDLESSRILDAKLPKSLNVPDSVGGKAAQFMAEETDPRVQLKNLETGLEASGIFSSGLETQLPSRPGHSAERIDTLLAAEEMVGDDEQFAVALALMAQSAGIPARVVMGFYPDPEVWEEGTPFVATGADVHAWVEVPFAGYGWVPIDAIPEEDNKIQPEPKSDQVPKPPVLEDPEPPEEPADAEAGTVDDEEKKDDAESNAFDWGRAALVVVAVTVPLLLLALPLLLILLLKSQRRKRRRSAERPVDRISGGWREVLDAATDLGTPVAPGATRREGAGTLAGAYPVAAAPTVTLARSADATVFGTGDPSPQEIDAFWSEVDSVLVGMRSTRPRGQRLRAAVSLRSLRSARPSWLPAWIPARRPSGRRAATPTAAPVKKPGDT; via the coding sequence ATGTCCGAGAACGACACGCGGGGCCGCATGGCCCCGCCGACCGGTCCCGGTGCGGAACCCGGACACCACACGGGCGGGACCGGCACGCGCTCGAACCTGACGACCGCGCGCTCGTCGACCCGCCTGCGCGGGGCGGACGCGCCGCGTGCGCTGCGGATGACGGGGGCCGTCGACGCGCTCGCGCTGGTCGTGATGCTGGGGGCCGCCGTGGTCGGCTTCGGTCCGGCGTGGGGTTCGGCGGGCTATCTCCTGCCCGCGCTCGGCGGGCTGGGGCTGGGGCTGGGCGTCGCGTGGCTCGGCGCCTGGCGGCGGTGGGGCACCGTCACGGTCACCGCGGTGGCCATGGTCGTGTACGTGCTCCTCGGTGGGCCGTTCGCGCTGCCGGGGACGACCGTCGCGGGGGTCCTGCCGACCCTCGAGACGTTCCGGGGCCTGCTGCTGGGCTCCGTGACCGGCTGGAAGGAGATCGTCACCTCGGTGCCGCCGATCCAGTCCTTCCCGGAGCTGGGCGTCGTCCCCTTCCTGCTGCTCTTCCTCACCTCGCTGGCCGCGGGGACGATCGCGTGGCGAGTGCGCGCCGGGCAGTGGGCGCTGATCCCGGTCGTGGTCGTGTTCGTCGCCGTGATCCTGCTGGGGACGGTCGTCCCCGCGATCCCGGTGGTCCAGGGACTGGTGCTCGTCGTCGTCGGGCTCCTGTGGGGCGCGTGGCGCGCGACCGAGGCACGTCTGGGCGAACGCCAGGTCCTGACGGCGGCGAGCGTCGCCGCGACCCGGCGGCTCCGCTGGCACCGTGCGCGGGGCGGCGCGGCGATGCTCGCACTCGGTGCGGTCGCCGCGGTGCTGCTCGTCCCGGTCGTGACCCCGGACACCGAGCGCATGGTGCTGCGTGAGCAGATCGTGCCGCCGCTCGACCTCCACGAGTACGTGAGCCCGCTCGCGTCGTTCCGCAAGTACGCCAAGGAGATGACGGACGACGAGCTGTTCACGGTCGACGGGCTCCCCGCAGGGGCCCGTGTACGTCTCGCGACCCTCGACACGTACAACGGCGTGGTCTACGACGTCTCGAGCGGTGCAGGCTCGGGGGTCTTCACGCGCGCCGGCGACCAGATCGCGACGGTCGCGAAGGGCACCCCCACCGACCTGACGGTCACCATCGGCGACTACCGCGGCGTCTGGCTGCCCGACGTCGGCGCCCTCGCGGGCATCGAGTACACCGGAGAGCGGGGCGAGGCCCTGCGGGGGACCACGTACTACAACTCGGAGACCGGTACAGGGGTCGTGACCGCGGGGCTGCGCCCCGGCGACGCGTTCCGGCTCGACGCGATCGTCGCGCCCGCGCCGTCGGCCGAAGACCTGGAGTCGTCGCGCATCCTGGACGCGAAGCTCCCGAAGTCCCTGAACGTCCCGGACTCGGTCGGGGGCAAGGCCGCGCAGTTCATGGCCGAGGAGACCGACCCGCGCGTCCAGCTCAAGAACCTCGAGACGGGCCTCGAAGCGAGCGGGATCTTCTCGAGCGGCCTCGAGACCCAGCTCCCCTCACGACCGGGCCACTCGGCCGAGCGGATCGACACGCTCCTCGCGGCCGAGGAGATGGTCGGCGACGACGAGCAGTTCGCGGTGGCCCTCGCCCTCATGGCGCAGTCGGCCGGCATCCCCGCACGCGTCGTCATGGGCTTCTACCCGGACCCGGAGGTCTGGGAGGAGGGCACCCCGTTCGTCGCCACGGGGGCCGACGTGCACGCCTGGGTCGAGGTGCCGTTCGCGGGCTACGGCTGGGTCCCGATCGACGCGATCCCCGAGGAGGACAACAAGATCCAGCCCGAGCCCAAGAGCGACCAGGTGCCCAAGCCGCCGGTCCTCGAGGACCCCGAGCCGCCCGAGGAGCCCGCCGACGCCGAGGCCGGCACGGTCGACGACGAGGAGAAGAAGGACGACGCCGAGTCGAACGCCTTCGACTGGGGTCGCGCCGCCCTGGTCGTGGTCGCCGTGACCGTCCCGCTCCTCCTCCTCGCCCTGCCCCTGCTCCTGATCCTCCTGCTCAAGTCGCAGCGCCGGAAGCGACGTCGGTCGGCCGAGCGTCCCGTGGACCGGATCAGCGGCGGCTGGCGCGAGGTGCTCGACGCCGCCACGGACCTGGGCACGCCTGTCGCCCCGGGCGCGACGCGTCGCGAGGGCGCGGGCACGCTCGCCGGGGCCTACCCGGTGGCTGCGGCTCCCACCGTGACGCTCGCACGTTCGGCGGACGCCACGGTGTTCGGCACCGGTGACCCGAGTCCCCAGGAGATCGACGCCTTCTGGAGCGAGGTCGACTCGGTCCTGGTGGGCATGCGGTCCACCAGGCCGCGCGGACAGCGCCTCCGGGCCGCGGTGTCGCTACGATCCCTGCGGAGTGCACGACCGTCCTGGCTCCCCGCCTGGATCCCCGCACGCCGCCCCTCCGGCCGACGGGCGGCGACTCCCACGGCCGCCCCCGTCAAGAAGCCAGGAGACACGTGA
- a CDS encoding DUF58 domain-containing protein has product MTTTDSPVAARGNPTGPGGQGGQAGTPQNGPDPASRPGQDPAPAPGTPSGRTPWARLLGRRRPSTAAPASAASSTDGSAARARPTFATPSGGSGDDGPGARLRRLLAPVTEPAAQGLSVVASVVSPFGWAVLVGLVAAWWSGLAFSWVELLAVAIVATVAMLGAIAFVRGTFRYTVNLDLGQRRVTVGDRAVGTLEVSNASQRPLLPAVMELPVGAGVASFPVPRLRPGASHEEIFTIPTHRRSVIPVGPVRSVRADPLGLLRREVVWTNPEELFVHPRTKNLSGSSTGFLRDLEGRVTQDISNSDVSFHALRDYVPGDDRRHIHWKTTARTGQLMVRQFEETRRSHLAVVLSTRAEDYADPEEFELAVSSCGSLGLQAIKEDRGLTVLVNDGSLRGDNRVRLLDDLARVETRSLRTSLVDLARVAGTSVTDASVVALVVGSAVSPTELRAASARLPQDVRVMAIQCVPGAKVSRHRIAELVVLTIGELGDLPLALRRLND; this is encoded by the coding sequence ATGACCACGACCGATTCTCCCGTCGCGGCGCGCGGCAACCCGACCGGGCCGGGCGGCCAGGGCGGCCAGGCGGGCACCCCCCAGAACGGCCCCGACCCGGCGTCACGCCCCGGCCAGGACCCGGCCCCGGCCCCGGGCACACCCTCCGGCCGCACGCCGTGGGCGCGACTCCTGGGGCGGCGCCGCCCCTCGACGGCCGCACCGGCGTCGGCGGCCTCCTCGACCGACGGCTCGGCGGCACGCGCACGCCCGACGTTCGCGACGCCGTCGGGCGGGAGCGGTGACGACGGCCCGGGCGCACGCCTGCGCAGGCTCCTCGCCCCGGTGACCGAACCGGCGGCCCAGGGCCTGTCCGTCGTGGCCTCGGTCGTGAGTCCCTTCGGCTGGGCCGTGCTCGTCGGGCTCGTCGCCGCGTGGTGGTCCGGGCTCGCCTTCTCGTGGGTCGAGCTGCTCGCGGTCGCGATCGTGGCGACCGTGGCGATGCTCGGCGCGATCGCGTTCGTCCGGGGGACGTTCCGGTACACCGTGAACCTCGACCTCGGTCAGCGACGCGTCACGGTGGGGGACCGGGCCGTCGGCACCCTCGAGGTGAGCAACGCCTCGCAGCGACCGCTGCTGCCCGCCGTGATGGAGCTGCCCGTCGGGGCGGGCGTCGCGTCGTTCCCGGTACCGCGGCTGCGGCCAGGAGCGAGCCACGAGGAGATCTTCACCATCCCGACGCACCGACGTTCGGTCATCCCTGTGGGCCCCGTGCGCTCGGTGCGCGCGGACCCGCTGGGCCTGCTGCGCCGCGAGGTCGTCTGGACGAACCCCGAGGAGCTGTTCGTGCACCCGCGGACCAAGAACCTGTCGGGGTCCTCGACGGGCTTCCTGCGCGACCTCGAGGGCCGGGTCACCCAGGACATCTCCAACTCGGACGTCTCGTTCCACGCGCTGCGCGACTACGTGCCCGGCGACGACCGTCGACACATCCACTGGAAGACCACCGCCCGTACGGGGCAGCTCATGGTCCGGCAGTTCGAGGAGACGCGGCGCTCGCACCTCGCGGTCGTGCTCTCGACACGTGCCGAGGACTACGCCGACCCCGAGGAGTTCGAGCTCGCGGTGAGCTCGTGCGGCTCGTTGGGCCTCCAGGCCATCAAGGAGGACCGCGGACTGACCGTCCTGGTGAACGACGGCAGCCTGCGCGGTGACAACCGTGTGCGGCTCCTCGACGACCTGGCGCGCGTCGAGACCAGGTCCCTGCGCACGAGCCTCGTGGACCTGGCACGCGTGGCCGGCACGAGCGTCACGGACGCGTCCGTCGTCGCGCTCGTCGTGGGGAGCGCGGTCTCGCCCACCGAGCTGCGGGCCGCCTCGGCCCGACTGCCCCAGGACGTGCGGGTCATGGCGATCCAGTGCGTTCCCGGGGCGAAGGTCAGCCGTCACCGGATCGCCGAGCTCGTCGTGCTCACCATCGGGGAGCTCGGCGACCTCCCCCTCGCACTGCGGAGGCTGAACGACTGA